A genomic window from Flavobacterium azooxidireducens includes:
- a CDS encoding transketolase family protein, whose protein sequence is MKKYINTGNKDTRSGFGAGLTELGQKNEKVVALCADLIGSLKMDDFKKNHPERFFQIGIAEANMIGIAAGLTIGGKIPFTGTFANFSTGRVYDQIRQSVAYSDKNVKICASHAGLTLGEDGATHQILEDIGLMKMLPGMTVINTCDYNQTKAATLAIADHHGPVYLRFGRPSVANFTPENGEFVIGKAVMLNEGTDVTIIATGHLVWEALLAAEKLEEKGISAEVINIHTIKPLDEEAILKSVAKTGCVVTAEEHNILGGLGESVARTLSLNNPIPQEYVAVQDSFGESGTPAQLMEKYQLNSQAIIEKTEKVIKRK, encoded by the coding sequence ATGAAAAAATATATAAATACAGGAAATAAAGACACTCGTTCCGGTTTTGGAGCAGGCTTGACTGAATTAGGTCAGAAAAACGAAAAAGTAGTTGCACTTTGTGCCGACTTAATCGGATCATTAAAAATGGATGATTTTAAAAAGAATCATCCTGAACGTTTTTTTCAAATCGGAATTGCTGAAGCAAATATGATTGGTATTGCTGCCGGATTAACTATTGGTGGAAAAATTCCTTTTACAGGAACTTTTGCTAATTTTTCTACAGGAAGAGTTTATGACCAAATTCGTCAATCGGTTGCCTATTCTGATAAAAATGTAAAAATATGTGCTTCGCATGCCGGACTTACTTTAGGTGAAGACGGTGCAACACACCAAATTTTGGAAGATATTGGTTTGATGAAAATGCTTCCGGGAATGACTGTAATCAATACCTGTGATTACAATCAAACCAAAGCAGCAACATTAGCTATTGCCGATCATCATGGTCCGGTTTATTTACGTTTTGGTCGTCCGAGCGTTGCCAATTTCACACCTGAAAATGGTGAATTTGTAATTGGAAAAGCTGTTATGTTAAATGAAGGAACAGACGTAACCATCATTGCAACAGGCCATTTAGTTTGGGAAGCTTTACTTGCTGCCGAAAAATTGGAAGAGAAAGGAATTTCTGCCGAAGTAATTAATATTCATACAATAAAACCATTAGACGAAGAAGCAATTTTAAAATCGGTTGCAAAAACGGGTTGTGTGGTTACAGCTGAAGAGCACAATATTTTAGGTGGTTTAGGTGAAAGTGTAGCGAGAACATTATCGTTAAACAATCCTATTCCGCAAGAATACGTGGCTGTTCAAGATAGTTTTGGCGAAAGTGGAACACCTGCTCAATTGATGGAAAAATATCAATTGAATTCACAAGCAATTATTGAGAAGACTGAAAAAGTTATCAAAAGAAAATAA
- a CDS encoding transketolase, whose product MKPNTQQLNDFSTQVRRDILRMVHAVNSGHPGGSLGCTEFFVALYQVLMDRKEGFDMDGKEEDLFFLSNGHISPVFYSVLARSGYFPVSELATFRLINSRLQGHPTTHEGLPGIRIASGSLGQGMSVAIGAALAKKLNNDSHLVYSLHGDGELQEGQNWEAIMYASAYKVDNYIATIDLNGKQIDGATDEVLPMGDIKAKFVAFGWDVLEIKEGNNIEAIISGMTEAKAKTGKGKPVCVLLHTEMGNGVDYMMHTHAWHGKAPNDEQLEKALAQNLPTLGDY is encoded by the coding sequence ATGAAACCCAACACACAACAACTAAACGACTTTTCAACACAAGTCAGAAGAGACATTCTTCGCATGGTTCACGCCGTAAACTCCGGTCATCCAGGAGGTTCTTTGGGATGTACAGAATTTTTTGTCGCTTTATACCAAGTTTTAATGGACAGAAAAGAAGGCTTTGATATGGATGGAAAAGAGGAAGATTTATTTTTCTTATCAAACGGTCACATTTCGCCAGTTTTCTACAGTGTTTTAGCTAGAAGTGGTTATTTTCCTGTATCGGAATTAGCAACTTTTCGATTAATTAATTCAAGATTACAAGGACATCCTACTACGCACGAAGGTTTACCTGGAATTCGCATTGCATCAGGTTCACTTGGGCAAGGAATGTCAGTTGCTATTGGAGCTGCTTTAGCAAAAAAATTAAATAATGATTCACATTTAGTTTACTCGCTTCACGGCGATGGCGAATTGCAAGAAGGTCAAAATTGGGAAGCAATAATGTATGCTTCGGCTTATAAAGTGGATAACTACATTGCTACCATCGATTTAAATGGAAAACAAATTGACGGTGCAACCGACGAAGTTTTGCCAATGGGCGACATTAAAGCAAAATTTGTCGCATTTGGATGGGATGTTTTAGAAATCAAAGAAGGAAATAACATTGAAGCAATAATTTCCGGAATGACTGAAGCGAAAGCAAAAACCGGTAAAGGAAAACCTGTTTGTGTTTTATTACACACTGAGATGGGCAATGGTGTTGATTATATGATGCACACCCACGCATGGCACGGAAAAGCTCCAAATGATGAGCAATTAGAAAAAGCATTGGCTCAGAACTTACCAACTTTAGGCGATTATTAA
- the tgt gene encoding tRNA guanosine(34) transglycosylase Tgt, with product MKFDLLTTDPHSQARAGSITTDHGVIETPIFMPVGTVASVKGVHQRELKNDINPDIILGNTYHLYLRPQTEILEKAGGLHKFMNWDRNILTDSGGYQVYSLSSNRKIKEEGVKFKSHIDGSYHFFSPENVMEIQRTIGADIIMAFDECTPYPCDYNYARRSMHMTHRWLDRCINHLEKLPFKYGYEQTFFPIVQGSTYKDLRQQSAEYIANSGAQGNAIGGLSVGEPAEEMYAMTEVVTAILPQDKPRYLMGVGTPINILENIALGIDMFDCVMPTRNARNGMLFTANGSINIKNKKWEDDFSPIDEMGITFVDTEYTKAYLRHLFAANEYLGKQIATIHNLGFYMWLVREARKHIIAGDFRVWKEQMVKQMSQRL from the coding sequence ATGAAGTTTGATTTATTGACGACTGACCCTCATTCGCAAGCCCGTGCCGGTTCGATTACCACCGATCATGGTGTGATAGAAACACCTATTTTTATGCCTGTTGGAACCGTTGCTTCTGTAAAAGGAGTACACCAACGTGAATTGAAAAACGATATTAATCCGGATATTATATTAGGAAATACCTATCATTTATACCTTCGACCACAAACCGAAATCCTTGAGAAAGCAGGAGGTTTGCATAAATTTATGAATTGGGATCGCAATATTTTGACTGATAGTGGCGGTTATCAAGTATATTCACTTTCATCTAATCGAAAAATTAAAGAAGAAGGTGTGAAGTTTAAAAGTCATATTGATGGATCTTATCATTTCTTTTCACCTGAAAATGTGATGGAAATTCAACGTACAATTGGAGCTGATATTATTATGGCTTTTGACGAATGTACACCTTATCCATGTGATTATAATTATGCCAGACGTTCGATGCATATGACGCATCGTTGGTTAGACAGATGCATTAATCATTTAGAAAAACTTCCTTTTAAATATGGTTATGAACAAACTTTCTTTCCAATTGTTCAAGGAAGTACCTACAAAGATTTACGTCAGCAATCCGCAGAATATATTGCCAATTCGGGAGCACAAGGAAATGCAATTGGCGGACTTTCAGTTGGTGAACCGGCAGAAGAAATGTATGCAATGACCGAAGTGGTTACTGCCATTTTACCACAAGATAAACCTCGTTATTTGATGGGAGTGGGAACGCCAATCAACATTTTGGAAAATATCGCATTGGGAATTGATATGTTTGATTGCGTAATGCCAACGAGAAACGCACGAAACGGAATGCTTTTTACAGCAAACGGTTCAATCAACATTAAAAATAAGAAATGGGAAGATGATTTTTCACCAATTGATGAAATGGGAATCACTTTTGTTGATACAGAATACACAAAAGCCTATTTACGCCATTTGTTTGCTGCAAATGAGTATCTTGGCAAACAAATTGCCACCATTCATAATCTTGGATTTTATATGTGGCTGGTTCGCGAAGCCAGAAAACATATTATTGCAGGAGATTTCAGAGTTTGGAAAGAGCAAATGGTAAAGCAAATGAGTCAACGCCTATAA
- a CDS encoding LptF/LptG family permease: MKIIDKYILKRYLATFTVMLLLFIPIGIVIDVAEKINKILESKVPFSAVAMYYLDFTVYFANLLFPIFLFLSVIWFTSKLANNTEIIAILSSGISFSRFLRPYIMGASIVSVFALLAGFFIVPKASKGFNDFRYTYLKNNREIRQNSNVFRQISDDEFLYVSNFNSVSKTAFNFTLEKFKEEKLEYKITANRLKWNEKDSTYTMFNYQKRTVGPLGDVLEKLEKKDTVFSFDLEDLTPVIYIAETLTLPDLVRFIDKEKARGNANINTYLVVLYRKYSLPVAAFILTIIAVAVSSMKRRGGMGVNLAIGIVIAFTYIFFDKIFGTMAEKSSIPPFVAVWFPNFVFGLLAIYLLRNAKR; this comes from the coding sequence ATGAAAATAATTGATAAATACATTCTAAAACGATACTTAGCTACTTTTACGGTGATGCTTTTGCTATTCATACCCATCGGTATCGTGATTGATGTAGCCGAAAAAATCAATAAAATTTTAGAAAGTAAAGTTCCATTTTCGGCCGTTGCGATGTATTATTTAGATTTTACGGTTTATTTTGCCAATTTATTATTTCCGATTTTTTTGTTTCTTTCAGTTATTTGGTTTACTTCAAAATTGGCAAATAATACTGAAATTATCGCCATTTTGAGTTCCGGAATTTCTTTTTCCAGATTTTTAAGACCTTATATTATGGGTGCAAGTATAGTTTCTGTTTTTGCTTTGCTGGCAGGATTTTTTATTGTGCCAAAAGCCAGTAAAGGTTTCAATGATTTTCGCTATACTTATTTAAAAAACAATAGAGAAATAAGACAGAATTCGAATGTTTTTCGTCAGATTAGTGATGATGAATTTTTATATGTGAGCAACTTTAATTCGGTTTCAAAAACGGCTTTCAATTTCACTTTAGAAAAATTTAAAGAAGAAAAATTAGAATATAAAATAACTGCTAATCGATTGAAATGGAATGAAAAAGACAGCACTTATACAATGTTCAATTATCAAAAACGAACGGTTGGGCCTTTGGGTGATGTTTTAGAAAAATTAGAAAAAAAAGATACTGTTTTTAGTTTCGATTTAGAAGATTTAACACCGGTAATTTATATTGCGGAAACGCTTACGTTGCCTGATTTAGTTCGGTTTATTGATAAAGAAAAGGCAAGAGGTAACGCAAATATCAATACCTATTTAGTTGTTTTATATAGAAAATATAGTTTACCTGTAGCAGCATTTATATTAACAATTATTGCAGTTGCAGTTTCATCTATGAAACGAAGAGGAGGAATGGGGGTAAACTTAGCCATCGGAATTGTGATTGCATTTACTTATATTTTCTTCGATAAAATTTTCGGTACGATGGCAGAAAAATCAAGTATTCCACCTTTCGTAGCGGTTTGGTTTCCCAATTTTGTTTTTGGTTTATTAGCTATTTATTTGCTCAGAAATGCAAAACGATAA
- a CDS encoding DMT family transporter: MQNDNVKSYLHLHLIVFIWGFTAILGELISLDALPLVWFRMLMAVGFIVIFIFYKKIDLTIPRKTIFAFLLLGLVIALHWLTFFKAIKVSNVSVTLACLSTGAFFTSFLEPILYKRKVVWYEVFFGLIVVGGLYIIFNFEGDYYLGIILALTSAFLSALFSVINGKYAKMYDSTVISFYELFGGVLCFSIYLLFTGSFSREFFILQPSDWVYLIILSSVCTAYAFIASVKVMKFISPYTVMLTINLEPIYGIILALLIFKDKEKMSQEFYFGAIIILLTVVLNGIIKYRLKNKRD, encoded by the coding sequence ATGCAAAACGATAACGTAAAAAGTTATTTACATCTTCATTTAATTGTCTTTATTTGGGGATTTACAGCCATTTTGGGCGAATTAATTTCGCTTGATGCATTGCCGCTCGTTTGGTTCAGAATGCTAATGGCTGTTGGATTTATTGTAATTTTTATTTTTTATAAAAAAATTGATTTAACAATCCCACGCAAAACAATATTTGCTTTTTTACTTTTAGGATTAGTAATTGCCTTGCATTGGCTAACTTTTTTTAAAGCTATAAAAGTGTCAAATGTTTCAGTAACACTGGCATGTTTGTCTACCGGAGCATTTTTTACCTCTTTTTTAGAACCTATTTTATACAAAAGAAAAGTTGTTTGGTATGAAGTTTTCTTTGGATTAATCGTAGTTGGTGGCCTTTATATCATTTTTAATTTTGAAGGTGATTATTATTTAGGAATTATTTTAGCGTTAACATCGGCCTTTTTATCCGCACTTTTTTCTGTGATTAATGGAAAATATGCTAAAATGTATGATTCAACAGTCATTTCATTTTATGAACTTTTTGGAGGTGTTTTGTGTTTTTCAATTTATTTGTTGTTCACGGGAAGTTTTTCAAGAGAGTTCTTTATATTACAGCCATCAGATTGGGTTTATTTAATTATTCTAAGCTCAGTTTGCACTGCGTATGCATTTATCGCATCTGTAAAAGTGATGAAATTCATTAGTCCATATACAGTAATGCTAACTATTAATCTTGAACCTATTTACGGAATAATTTTGGCACTGCTAATTTTTAAAGACAAAGAAAAAATGAGCCAAGAATTTTATTTTGGTGCAATTATAATTTTATTAACCGTCGTTTTAAACGGAATTATTAAATACAGACTTAAAAATAAACGAGATTAA
- a CDS encoding acetyl-CoA carboxylase carboxyltransferase subunit alpha codes for MEYLDFELPIKELEDQLDKCQIIGEESNVDVTATCKQIEKKLEETKKKIYKNLSAWQRVQLSRHPSRPYTMDHVRALCGGTFLELFGDRNFKDDKAMIGGLGKIGGQSFMIVGQQKGFNTKTRQFRNFGMANPEGYRKALRLMKMAEKFGIPVITLIDTPGAYPGLEAEERGQGEAIARNIFEMLRLKTPIITVIVGEGASGGALGIGVGDRVYMLENTWYSVISPESCSSILWRSWEYKEQAAEALKLTSYDMKKQKLIDEIIPEPLGGAHYDRETTFKTVEQYIIKGYNELKDLSTTELVAQRMDKYSKMGEFKE; via the coding sequence ATGGAATATTTAGATTTTGAACTTCCTATCAAAGAATTGGAAGATCAATTGGACAAATGCCAAATTATCGGTGAAGAATCGAATGTGGATGTTACCGCAACGTGCAAACAAATCGAAAAAAAATTAGAAGAAACTAAGAAAAAAATATACAAAAACCTTTCCGCTTGGCAGCGTGTACAATTGTCGCGTCATCCAAGTCGTCCATACACAATGGATCACGTGAGAGCTTTGTGTGGCGGAACGTTTTTAGAGCTTTTTGGCGATAGAAATTTCAAAGACGACAAGGCAATGATTGGTGGATTAGGAAAAATTGGCGGTCAGTCGTTTATGATTGTTGGTCAACAAAAAGGTTTTAATACCAAAACACGTCAGTTTAGAAATTTCGGAATGGCAAATCCGGAAGGATACAGAAAAGCTCTTCGTTTGATGAAAATGGCTGAAAAATTTGGAATTCCCGTTATTACCTTAATCGACACTCCGGGAGCTTATCCGGGTTTAGAAGCCGAAGAACGTGGACAGGGTGAAGCAATTGCCAGAAATATTTTTGAAATGTTGCGTTTAAAAACACCAATTATTACTGTTATCGTTGGTGAAGGTGCTTCCGGTGGAGCATTAGGAATTGGTGTAGGAGACAGAGTTTATATGCTAGAAAACACATGGTATTCTGTTATTTCTCCCGAATCTTGTTCTTCCATTTTATGGAGAAGTTGGGAATATAAAGAACAAGCTGCCGAAGCTTTAAAATTGACTTCTTATGATATGAAAAAACAGAAGTTAATTGATGAAATTATCCCGGAACCACTTGGAGGAGCTCATTACGACAGAGAAACAACATTTAAAACTGTTGAACAATATATTATCAAAGGATACAACGAATTGAAAGATTTATCAACAACTGAGCTAGTGGCTCAAAGGATGGATAAATACAGTAAGATGGGCGAGTTCAAAGAATAA